From the genome of Vitis riparia cultivar Riparia Gloire de Montpellier isolate 1030 chromosome 11, EGFV_Vit.rip_1.0, whole genome shotgun sequence:
GGTCCCTGTGAATGCAATATCATCGAGTTGACATTGAagtaatatttctaatttctaacTAGATCTATAAAAATTATGCCCAATCTTGTTTgataatttgtaataataaaggTAATTTATGActataaaataatttgctttGAACATGTAAGCCCTACCAGTTTGGAATAGCTCATGGTTGTTCTGTCTAGTGTTCTGGGATTGTTCATTTCCACTAATGTAATCTTATAAGGTTAATTTTGATCAAGCAATACATTAATACTTAAAACCAAGGGTGTATTGTAGTCCTCATACTACAATAGGAATATTGAAATGACCTCATTTTTGCATCTGTTGGTTCTCATTACTATCTGTATGACTACATTGTCTTGTACCATACACCCAATTTCCATTAATCCTATCTAAACCTACTTGTTCAAAGCTTGGAACTAAGTGACTTAAACATGTACAGAATCCGCTGGAGACAGCTAGAGTCCCAAGCCATAGCAGATCTCCCAGCTGATTTCACTGTAGTAATAGAAAGAACATCCAGGGATCGCATACCCATGGTGTTGAGGTGAAGGATGGAGAGGCAAAGGCCAACGGACACTATTGATAGATGGGTCCTCTATCAGGGTTGGGGGTGAGTAGATCATAGGTTACTTATTTCTGAAAATGCTTTATTGAATATGTTCTTGAAGGCTTGTAATAAACTAAAGACAAATAAATATCAACACTGTCAGTATAGTGCATTGCTTCCATTAAAgctaaaaattatgttttaatctAAATACtacttttttattctaataaatGGGAATCCACACTTAACTCTAATAAAATACCTTGATCTACAAAAGTAAGgataatattattctttttttagaaattttttaaataaaagataatattatctttttacaattcttttttcattaatatccaTAGTTGGTAATTTATTTGAcgttattttaaatatgttaatttggcttttgaaattattttgtaacaaCATGAAACACAGTTGGTAACAAggcattttgaaaaaaaaagggaatataTTATGATTTAGTAATAGTCCAAGAATCTAGTGACAAAGTGATAAACCCCAACTAATATTAAAAGGTGAAGGATCGTATAAATTACATTTCTTACAAGGACCCACTACTTCTATCTTCTTTCACTTCACTGGCAGAATCTCTACTTATTCCCCAACAAAGTGTGGTGGccttagaattaatttatttttccatcatcCAAAATGGGGTTCTTTTGTAAAGctaaagaatcaaattttgtttggaGAATAATGTCCCTTTTTTCCTATGTGtattttaaccaaacaaaactatggtataatggaaaaataaataaataaatattaattttttcctcttttttctttataatcataaatttaaaataaaatgagtattgagattatcataaaattatctcattaattttgttttccgACActatacaaatatattaataaagtattaaattctgattctatatttttttttcaatttcttttctcaAAAACTTTAGTAAATATCTCACCTTACAATGATTGAGaaccttattttaaattttaattagtgGAAAAATAGTTGGAACCCACTGGACGCGCTTGGTCTATAAATATTGGACTATATGTAGATGTGtctacgaaaaaaaaaaattagaaaatgaagaTTCTTCAAGTTCAAGGTGAAGGGTACTTTTATAATAACATCTTCAGCTTTGTCGGCTGAGATTTGTGATTTGTATCCCGAGCGGCGTGAACAGTAACCAGCCctatctccatggatggagaagACAAGAAACCAAGTCTGGAATCACCATTGATTTCTCAAGAAGCTGTGTTTCACTCCAGGAATGGAGCAAAAAGAGAGGAGATCTTGGGTGAAGTGAAGAAACAGTTGAAAATAGCAGGGCCTTTGATGTTAGTCAATGTTCTACTATATAGCTTACAGGTGATTTCAGTAATGTTTGTGGGTCATCTGGGAGAGCTAGCTCTCTCTGGCGCTTCCATGGCCACTTCCTTTGCTTCAGTCACTGGCTTCAGCTTGATGGTAAGTAACATGggttcttccttttttattcattttctcacACATTACCCACATTTGATTTAGCTCCTTTTGGGTTGTACCCTTTCAAATATATGTTCCATCTCTTATTTGTTATACTGAGTTCGTCATTGGTAGTTCGTCATTGCAAAAATGAGGTCATTTCAATATTCCTATTGTAGTATGAGGACTACAATACACCCTTGGTTTTAAGTATTAATGTATTGCTTGATCAAAATTAACCTTATAAGATTACATTAGTAGAAATGAACAATCCCAGAACACTAGACAGGATAACCATGAGCTATTCCAAACTGGTAGGGCTTACATGTTCaaagcaaattattttatagTCATAAATtacctttattattttaaattatcaaacaagATTGAGCATAATTTTTATAGATCTAGTTAGAAATTCGAAATATTACTTCAATGTCAACTCGATGATATTGCATTCACAGGGACCATTGAGTCATACACTCTATCAGTAGCCTTCTTTGCCTACAAAAGAAAGAGATGAAATAGAGCATTAGTGAATTCAACAAGAAAATTCTCATACATACACAAACATCGATGAAAGAACCATACTTCTTTCTCCCAATTAGTGCAAAGAATTATGATTGCAAGAAATAATGCCTGCATGAAGAGTGAAACTATAATTCCTGTCCAGAGTCCCTGTGAACCAAGTAGATATACAAATgggttaatttttctttttcttggagcATATAAACTAGAACGAAATATGAGAAGTGGggagaaagattaaaaatagaGTAAGAGTTACCTTTCCTCCAATATGATAGACGAAAGCTAATAATGCACCAGATGGAATTCCAGCAAGATAGTAGGCTCCTAGGTTAACCAAAGCCCCAATTTTTTGCTTGCCACTTCCTCTAACCACGCCTGGGGAAATAATATTAGAGTCGCTCAATTGATTAAAGTGTTGATTAACCTTTCTTTAGATGATAGGGTAAGTGTGCTATCATTACTTATTGATAACAACTTTAGTAAGAAATAAATGCCTAGAGCCAAAAAGTGGGAACTACCAATATATGTTTGTGAATTCAGATCATATTTCATGCAGACAGCGTAGGACTATACTTTAGGAAGATAATTTCTCTATCTAACACTGggctatatatatttttgattaattttcatcttttcatGGATATAGGTTTagtataaacaaattattatagAAATTTCAGTTGTCATGAAGAATCAAATTAAAGATTATAAGTACACATTGCAAATTGGCACATACCTGAAAGCACTGATTGAATGCCATCTATAAAGTGGGATCCTGCAAGCAAGAACATCATTTCTCCAACATAGTTCACTACTTTTTCTTCACTACTGTAAGAATAGCCCCAGAAGTTACGTCCTAAGATCAGGGCAGTGGCTACCAAAATGCCTTCTATGGCGACCATGAATAATGCAACATACACGGCTAAAAGTGCTGCTTGTGGTCGTCCAGCCCCTAATTCGTTTGAAACTCTtgtactaaaaagaaaaatggaaagaagaatgATTCGAGAGACATGTTGATTTTCAGGAGCTACAACCATTAAACTAATTACTGAAAAGTACCTTGTTGCGCCACTAAGTCCAAGGGGTATCATATAAAGTACTGTATATGTGCTAAGGCTGTGATGAAATGCACATAATCCATTAGTAATATGTAACTAGTTTTAGTAATCTTTAAGGAATTCTCAAAGGCTATTAAAGGTTTATGCTTATTTCAAGTGCATAAGCATGGGATATGGTACCTGATTGATAGAACTGATGTCTCAAGCTTTGGATTAGGAAGCAGACCAGATAACAATACCATCATTTCGAATGACCATATTTCCAAGCTGTTCCAAGAGACCAGACAAATAAAACTACATGATATCTACGAATATTTCTAATACACACAAAAAATGTGCTATTGAAGTGAAAGGTCACCCAAAGATATTACCATAGCATTATAGCTGAAGGAATAGCTAATTTGAGAAACTTTAGCACATCATGCAATGCCTCCTTTGAAAAACCCGTCCATGTTTTCTTGCAGGAAGGGGAGATCCTGACATAAATTGCTAACAAGAGGACATTAATCCAATAAGAGATGGCATTTGCAAGGGCAGCCCCTTTGTTTCCCAGACCTGATTTGAAAACCAACATCCAACAAGTGAGGGTGTGGAGTAGAGTTGTGAATCCTGTGGTTATCATCATGGGAACTACATTGTTTTGAGCTTGTAAGAATCTAATATGACATTGTAGAAGCGCAAAAGCGAAAATGCTAGGAATCATAAAGTGAGCATAAAGTCCGGCTTCAGCTGATATTTCTGGATCTTGTCCCAATGATGCAAGAATATGGCCTGTATTGTTCCAAATAAAAGCAACAGGAATGCTAACCAATAGAAGCACAACCATAGCTCTTTGCTTGTGTACACCAAGCATATGATATTGTTTTGCTCCAAATGACTGACCGCAGAATGTGTCTAATGCACTTCCCATTCCTACCTATTAAACAAAAGCGAAATTAATGCTAAAAACATCACAAAGAAAATGTTACATAATGTCACTCacataaaaattagttttttgtgtttGTATTTGGTGTGAATATTATCGATCCATGGAGAgacatttaattgattaaatttgttataaatgtGGATTGctatcttcaaataaaatagtagtaggaaataaataaatacaaaaggaGACCAAGTTTCAGCTGAGTCTTCCATTTTAAATATCCTTTTTATCTTCAATTTCTATCCCACGTTTTTGGTTGAAATAACAACTAACAAAAGTTGAATAAAAGCTAGCGATTTTATGTTTCTAACTCTTTCTCTAACTCTCtaaattgttttattgttgGATAGCTTTGTATTTGCAGGTTCTCTCCCAAACTCGTACTTTCTttttcactctctctctctctctctctctctctctttttaagTATTCTTCTTGTCTCTTGTCTCTAGTACTGGCATGCTCCTTGTTCATGGAATCTTGACAAACACATATTATAGCAGAGAGGAGGAATTCTAaggtttctcttcttctttgaaGACTTGAATCCGTAGCAATCAGGCTAAGGTTTGGTGAAGGAGAGAAGCTATCAATACAAAAGGATTGTTGTGAGGAAATAAAGTATGAAGTAGGTGGGACTGTCTCTGTTGCCTTTTCCTTTCAATGCTTGAACCTAAGTATAtagagaaagagaaacaaaagaaggcAGAGTTGTTATGGT
Proteins encoded in this window:
- the LOC117925741 gene encoding protein DETOXIFICATION 16-like, which codes for MDGEDQKPSLESPLISQEAVSHSRNGAKREEILGEVKKQLKIAGPLMLVNVLLYSLQVISVMFVGHLGELALSGASMATSFASVTGFSFIVGMGSALDTFCGQSFGAKQYHMLGVHKQRAMVVLLLVSIPVAFIWNNTGHILASLGQDPEISAEAGLYAHFMIPSIFAFALLQCHIRFLQAQNNVVPMMITTGFTTLLHTLTCWMLVFKSGLGNKGAALANAISYWINVLLLAIYVRISPSCKKTWTGFSKEALHDVLKFLKLAIPSAIMLCLEIWSFEMMVLLSGLLPNPKLETSVLSISLSTYTVLYMIPLGLSGATSTRVSNELGAGRPQAALLAVYVALFMVAIEGILVATALILGRNFWGYSYSSEEKVVNYVGEMMFLLAGSHFIDGIQSVLSGVVRGSGKQKIGALVNLGAYYLAGIPSGALLAFVYHIGGKGLWTGIIVSLFMQALFLAIIILCTNWEKEAKKATDRVYDSMVPVNAISSS